The proteins below come from a single Prolixibacter sp. NT017 genomic window:
- a CDS encoding PepSY-like domain-containing protein, with protein sequence MKTTFVLLAFLGMSLCAHAQKAVLPNAVADAFSQKFPNAQKVRWNQEEADEWEAEFYLNGTETSASFNPAGAWLETETEISRRSLPAAVKNTLDSQFAGYKTGEVAIIDSPAFSGYEIELRKKEQALEVQVTKEGVLKHKRMLKDGEDND encoded by the coding sequence TGAAAACGACTTTTGTATTGCTCGCCTTTTTAGGGATGAGTCTTTGTGCGCATGCACAAAAAGCGGTGTTGCCGAATGCCGTTGCCGATGCTTTCTCGCAGAAATTCCCCAATGCACAAAAAGTACGCTGGAATCAGGAAGAAGCCGATGAATGGGAAGCTGAATTCTATCTGAACGGAACCGAAACCTCCGCTTCATTCAATCCTGCCGGTGCCTGGCTGGAAACCGAAACCGAAATCAGCAGGCGTTCGCTTCCGGCAGCGGTGAAAAATACGTTGGACAGTCAGTTTGCCGGCTATAAAACAGGAGAGGTCGCCATCATCGATTCGCCCGCTTTTTCCGGGTACGAAATTGAGCTCAGGAAGAAAGAGCAGGCCCTGGAAGTACAGGTGACCAAAGAAGGTGTGCTGAAACATAAGCGAATGCTGAAAGACGGAGAGGATAACGATTAA